The window GTACGATGGCGTGCGTGAGCCGAATGAGAGGATTTGCCGCGCTTGTAATGCTTTGTATGTTCTTCATATCGTAAAAAATACGTCTGATGAATCAAACGACTCATCAGACGTAATCTCTTCTTACTGGTTCTCCTTCGCCACGTTGACGATCTGCGTGAATGCAGCAGCGTCAGCAACAGCGAGGTCAGCGAGCATCTTGCGGTTGACCTCGACACCGGCATTCGTCAGTCCCGCGATAAAGCGACTGTACGAGATGCCGTTGGCACGGGCGGCGGCATTGATGCGGGCGATCCAGAGACGACGGAACGTCCCCTTCTTCGCACGGCGGTCACGACGCGCATAGTAGAGCGCCTTCATAACCGTTTCGTTTGCCTTCTTGAACTGCTTGCTGCGCGAGCCGCGATAGCCCTTGGCGAGCTTTAAGATCTTCTTATGACGACGATGTGCTGTGACACCGCTTTTTACTCTTGGCATTGCATTTCCTCCTAGTTCCTACCCTCATGGGGAGTTTGCTTGTCGCCCCGATTATGCGTAGGGGAGCATCTTGCGGATGCGCTTGTAGTCCGACGTATCGGCAAGCGCAGCCTTGCGCAGGTTACGCTTGCGCTTCGGTGTCTTCTTCTCCAGAATATGTCTCTTGTACGCCTTGTTGCGGCGGAATTCTCCGCTCCCTGTTACGCTGAAACGCTTTGCAGCAGCGCGGCGCGTTTTAATCTTCGGCATCGCCATTTCCTCCTTTATCTTCCTTCACGGGTTTGACCGTCTTGGCCGGCTTCTGTACCTTCGGGGAAAGGATCATGGTCATGTTCTTCCCCTCCAGTTTTGCGCCGCGCTCAATGGTCACGAGAGCGCTCATCCGCTCGGCAACGCGGTCAAGAACCGCACGCCCGAGTTCCGGATGAGAGAGCTCTCTGCCGCGGAACATGATCGTCACCTTGACCTTGTTGCCCTCTTCGACAAAGCGGAGCGCATTCTTCAGCTTGACATTGAAGTCGTGCTCGTCGATGTTCGGACGCAGCTTGACCTCTTTGATGTTGATGGTCTTCTGCTTCTTCTTCGCTTCTTTCTCGCGTTTCTGCTGCTCATAGCGGAATTTTCCAAAGTCCATGATGCGACAGACGGGCGGCTTTGCCTTCGGCGCAACCTCGACCAGGTCGAGATGCTGCTCCTCCGCCATGCGAAGGGCGTCGCGCGTCAGCATGATGCCGAGCTGTTCTCCCTCCGCGCTGGTGACACGCACCTCACGGATATGGATTTCCTCATTGATTCGCAAAGATTCCCTGCTTATGGCAAGAACACCTCCTGGTTCGGATGCACGCATATACGCCATCCGGCAATAGAAAAGGGCGGCACAAAGCCACCCTTGAAAAATCTCTGTCATCTTTCATTCGACCCGACGCGCTGTGTGCCCGCAGGTGAGAAGCGGTGGCTTCTGCTTGTAACAGATGCCATACTATCACACATACGGGTATCTTGTCAATACTCCTGTGCACGCGATGTGATTTTTTCCTGCACGAGCGCGATAAAATCGTCAACGCTCATGACAGTGCTGTCCTTCTCTCCGTACTTGCGCAGGGCAACGGTGTGGTTCTCCTGCTCCTGATCGCCGACAACGAGCGTGTACGGGGTTTTCTTGACCTGACTCTCGCGGATCTTGTAGCCCGTCTTTTCGTTGCGGTCGTCCACAAGGGCGCGGATACCAAGGTCGAACATCCGCTTGCGCAGTTCCTCGGCGTACGCCGCATGGCGCTCGGTGATTGGCAGGATACGCACCTGCACGGGTGCCATCCACACGGGGAATGCACCCGCATAGTTTTCGATCAGGATGCCGATGAAGCGCTCGATCGATCCATAGACGACGCGGTGCAGCATAACGGGGCGGTGCTTCTCCCCATCCTCGCCGACATAGGTCAGATCGAACTTCTCGGGCAGGCTCATGTCCAGCTGAATCGTCCCGCACTGCCATGTACGCCCGATGGAGTCGCGCAGGTGGAAGTCGATCTTCGGTCCGTAAAACGCACCGTCGCCCTCGTTTACCACAAAATCAAGCCCACGGTTTTCAAGCGCTTTACGCAGCCCCTCTGTCGCAAGCTCCCACATCTCGTCCGAGCCCATCGAGTTCTCGGGACGCGTGGAGAGCTCCGCCTTGTACGAGAGGCCGAACGTGCGGTACACCTCGTCAAAGAGGTCGATGGTATGCTGGATCTCGCCCTCAATCTGATCGGGGGTCACAAAGAGGTGCGCGTCGTCCTGTGTGAAGTTGCGGACGCGGAACAGTCCGTGCAGCGCACCCGAAAGCTCATGACGGTGAACAAGCCCGAGTTCCGCAAGGCGCAACGGCAAATCGCGGTAGCTGTGCAGGTGCGAGCGGTAGACGAGCATACAGCCGGGGCAGTTCATCGGCTTGATTGCGTAGTCTTCTTCGTCGATCTCGGTCGTATACATATTCTCACGGTAGTGAAACCAATGTCCCGAGGTCTCCCACAGCTTGCGACTGAGGATCACGGGCGTACTGATCTCCTGATAGCCGTAGCGGCGGTGCACCTCGCGCCAGTAGTCGAGCAGTGCGTTGCGCAGAAGCATTCCGTTCGGATGGAAGAACGGGAATCCCGGTCCCTCCTCATGGATGCTGAAGAGATCAAGTTCCCTGCCGAGCTTACGGTGGTCACGCTTTGCCGCCTCCTCAAGCATATGGAGATAGGCATCCAGATCCTCCTGCTTCTCGAACGCCGTGCCGTAGATGCGCTGCAGCATCTTGTTCTTCTCGCTGCCGCGCCAGTACGCCCCCGCGACACTCTGCAGTTTGAACGCCTTGACCTTGCCCGTACTCATGACGTGCGGTCCTGCGCAGAGATCCGTGAACTCCCCCTGTGTATAGGTGGAGATAATCTCGTCCTCGGGCAGATCCTCGATCAGCTCGACCTTGTAGTTCTCCCCCTTGGCACGGAAGAATTCGATTGCCTCATTGCGCGGAATCTCACGCCGCTCAAGTTTCAGATTCTCCTTGACAATCTTCTTCATTTCCTTCTCGATGTCGCGCAGATCGGCATCCGTCAGCTGACGCTCCATGTCAAAGTCATAGTAGAAGCCGTTCTCAATCGCAGGACCGATGGCGAGCTGCACATTGCTCTCCGGATAGAGGCGCTTGACCGCCTGTGCCATGATGTGCGACGCCGTATGACGGAGTGCATGGCGACCGCCCTCATCCGCAAACGTCAGCACTCGAAATGCAGCATCCTGTGTCACGGGCGTTGTCAGATCGACGACCGCGCCGTCGAGGTCGGCGGCAAGCGCCTTCTTCGCAAGCGAATTGCTCATGCCCTTCACGACATCCAGCAGCATCGTCCCCGCCTCTGCCTCACGAATCGATCCATCCGGCAGTGTCAGCTTTATCATAGAGCGCTCTCCTCCTACATCATACAAAAAGCCCTGCCCCTGTGGGATAGGAAATCCATCCCCGAGGAACAAGGCATCGTTATCAGTGATTCCTATATGTTTCCACCCTAATCGGTAACGTCATTATAAGGCGCGCGGGCGGCTGTGTCAAGGGCTTTGTGTTCTGCCATCGCCTGCAACTGCTCTGTCGGATCGAGCACCGGAATGCGCAGGCGGCGACCGGCGGCGACAGATCCATCGGGGGACAGCCCATTCACCTCAATGATTGCCTCCTCAAGCTCCTCCGCCATCGTCTCCTTTGTCGCAAACCTCCGCGCAATGGTCCAGACATTCTCGCCGCGCATGACAGAAACCTCGACAAACTCCGACGAACGCAGATACGGGTTCGTCAGATGAAGGGCGGATACGCCCATCCATATAAGAGCAAATACGCTGAGAGCAAGACCGATCTTCTTCATCGTTACCCCTCCGTTTGTTCATATCCGTATATATATTCTCAAAACTACTGTTCGGATATAGGATAACACAGAAAAAACGTTCGGTCAATAGCTTGGAACAAATTTTTGCGAAATTTTTGTTCGCGGAACGTGTTTTTGTAATGAAAAAAGGGACTGTTGCACGCAGTTAGAAAACTGCGTGCAACAGTCCCTTTTCCCAAATGAATTATCTTCTTTTTGCAATTTCGTTTGTCTGCATCACAGAATCCGTCTTTGCCGGCCGTCGCTCCTTTGCGACGGCAAGCATCAGTTTCAGACGGTTGAGCTGATTGACCTCACTCGATCCCGCATCGCAGTCGATTGCCGTGATGTTCGCGCCGTGATATGCCTTGCGCAGATCGTGCATGACGCCCTTGCCCGTGATGTGGTTCGGCAGACAGCCAAACGGCTGAAGACAAACGACGTTCGGCACGCCCTCCTCGATGAGCTTCACCATCTCACCCGTGAGGAACCATCCCTCCCCCGCCATATTGCCGAGGCTGACGTGACGCGCGGCGAGCTCCGCCGTACGGTCGATGGACTGGGGCGGACGGAAGTGACGGCTCTCCTTCAGAGCCTTGCGCATGGGCGCACGGAAGAACTCGATGACCTTGATGAACATACGCCCGAAGAGCCGATCCTTGTACGAGCCCGCGAGCAGCTTGTGCTGTGCAATGGGGTCATACGCAGAGTACAGGAAGAAATCGACGAAGTCGGGCATGACGACCTCTGCCCCCTCCCCCATCAGCACCTTCTCAATGTCATTGTTTGCAACGGGATGGTACTTGACAAGGATTTCACCGACGATGCCGACCTTCGGCTTCCACAGCTGTTCGTCGATGGGGATGTGGTCAAAGTCGCGCACGATGTCCTTCACCATGCGGCGGAACTTGAACACACTGCCGTGCTCAAGTTCGTCCTTTGCGCGCGTCATCCACTTGTCAAACGCCGCCTGTGTCGCACCCTTCTGAAGCTCGTACGGCATCATGCGGTTGCGTACGTTCATCAACAAATCGCCGTAGATCGCCGCCTTGATGGCATCCACCATCATCTCGCGGCTGAAGGCAAAGCTGTCCGTCTCCTCGGGCAACCCACGTACGGCAAAGACGGCGACGTTCGGAAAGCCCGCGTCGCGCAGTGCCTTGCGCAGCACACCGAGGTAGTTCGTCGCACGGCACGCACCGCAGGTCTGAAAGAGTGCGATGCTCGTGTGGTCGGCATCGCACATCCCTGCCTTGAGTGCCGCGAGCAGCTGTCCAATGACGACAATCGCGGGATAGCACATATCGTTGTGCACGTAGCGCAGCCCCAGATCCACCGATGCCTTGTCGGGCATTGGCGGAATGACGACGTTATAGCCGTGCTTGCGCATGGTGGTGCGGAAGAGCTCAAAGTGGATCGGTGCCATCTGCGGCGCGAGGATCGTATGTGTCTTCTTGCAGTCCTCGGTAAAGCGCGGACGCTCAATGACGGGCACCTCATGATAGGCAGGGTTCTCCCTGCGGGCAAGCGCGGCAATCAGCGAGCGCAGACGGATGCGTGCCGCACCGAGGTTCGACACCTCGTCGAGTTTTATCATCGTGTAGATGCGCTCGTGCGACTCGAGGATCTCGCGCACCTCTGACGTGGTGAGTGCGTCCAGACCGCAGCCGAACGAGCTGAGCTGGATGAGTGTCACATTCGGATGCTCCGCGACAAACTGCGCCGCATGATAGAGCCGCGCGTGGTAGCTCCACTGGTTGACGACCTGAAGCCGCCGCTCCTGCACGGGGATATGATAGACTGCATCCTCCGAGAGGATCGGCAGCTTGTACGACTGGATCATCTCGGGGATGCCGTGATTGATCTCGGGATCGACGTGATACGGGCGCCCTGCAAGAAGAATTGCGTGCTCGCCCGTCTCAGCGATGCGGTCGAGGATCTGCTGCCCGTAGTCACGCACATCCTGCCGATACTGTTCGATCTCGGCATAGCCCGCATCAACGGCGGCGGTGATCTCCTTTTTCCCGATCCCCTCTGCCTTGCCAAATTCCTCCACAAGCCGCTCGATCATGCGCGTGCGGTCGTTGATCGGCAGGAACGGCTGGATAAAGCGAATGTTCTTCTCACGCAGGATGTCCATATTGATGCGGATATTCTCCGCATAGGATGCGACGATTGGACAGTTGAAATTATTCGCTGACGAGCCCGGTTTGTCATCCATATTGTGCGGCTCGCAGGGATAGAAAATCGTATCGACGCCCTTTTCCACAAGATCGACGATATGCCCGTGCGCGAGCTTTGCAGGGTAGCAGAGCGAGTCCGAGGGGATCGTCGCCATGCCCTTGTAGAAGAGCTGCGGCGAGGATTTGCCCGAAATGACAACTCCGTAGCCGAGCGTGTCAAAGAACGTGAACCAGAACGGATAGTCCTCGTACATATTCAGCGTGCGCGGGATGCCGATGCGTCCGCGGCGCGGCTCTGCCGGAGACTTATAGTGCTTGAACACGCGGCGGTATTTGAACTTGTAGATGTTCGGCGTATCGTCCGTGCGCTTCTCGCCGCCGATGCCACGCTCACAGCGATTACCCGTAAAGTAACGCTCGCCGTTTGGGAACTGCTGCATCGTGATGAGACATTTGTTGCCGCATTTCCCACAGCGGTAGGAACTGGTCTTCGTCTCAAATGTCCCGAGTTCATCCGCGCCGAGCAGAGATGACCGCTCCGTCCCGGCTTCAAGTGCGAGGATTGCCGCGCCATACGCACCCATCAGCCCCGCAATATCGGGACGAATGACATCCTTGCCGATCAGGTGCTCAAGCGCACGCAGAACAGCGTCGTTGTAGAACGTCCCCCCCTGCACGACAATGTGGTCGCCGAGGGTTGATACGTCCTTGATCTGCATGACCTTAAAGAGGGCGTTTTTGACAACCGAGAGTGCAATCCCCGCCGAGATGTCGGCGACCTCCGCCCCCTCCTTCTGCGCCTGCTTGACCTTCGAGTTCATAAAGACCGTGCAGCGCGTGCCAAGATCGACGGGAGCTTTCGCATCCACCGCCTTTCCCGCAAACTCCGCCGGGGTCATGTGCAGCCCCTCGGCAAAGTTCTGGATGAAGGAGCCGCAGCCCGCCGAACAAGCCTCGTTGAGGGTAATGTTGCCGACGCTGCCATCCTGCACGAAGAAGCACTTCATGTCCTGTCCGCCGATGTCCAGCACGAAGCTGACCTCGGGACAGAACTCCTGCGCCGCGCGCAGATGGGCAAACGTCTCCACCTCACCGCCGTCCGCATGGAGTGCCGCCTTGACAATTGCCTCGCCGTAGCCCGTCGTCATCGCGCCCGCGATATGGGCATCTGCGGGCATGACGGCGTAGAACTCCCGCAGTGCGTCGATGACGGACTGGAGGGGCGAGCCGTGATTGCTGCCGTAGGACGTGTGAAGCAGCTCCTTGTCCCTGCCGATGGCGACGAGCTTCGTCGTCGTCGAGCCCGCATCAATGCCGATATAGATCGACCCCCGATAGTCCGCAAGGCTTCCCCGCCGCACGCGGTCACGGTCATGACGCTGACGAAATGCGGCGTAGTCCTCCGCCCCCTTGAACAGGGTAATATCCGACGTACGCGTCTCTGTCGCAGCAGCCTCCTCCGCACGTGCGATGCACGCCTCCATCTCCCGCATATCCGTCACTCCGGCATCATCGGAGAGTGCCGCGCCGACCGCGACGAAATAATTGCCGTAATCCACATCGACGACGTGATCTGTGTCGAGCTTCAATGTTTCGATAAATCGTTTCTTGAGTTCCGGGAGAAAGTGCAGAGGCCCGCCGAGAAAGGCGACCGTACCGCCAATGGGGCGCCCCTGCGCAAGGTTGCCAATGGTCTGGTTGACGACTGCTTGAAAAACCGAGAGTGCAATGTCCGCCTTTGCCGCGCCGTCATTCATAAGTGCTTGGATGTCCGTCTTGGCGAACACGCCGCAGCGCGAGGCAATCGCATAGACACGCTTGCCCTGCTCCGCAAGTGCATTGAGGCCGATGGGATCGGTTGAGAGGAGGGATGCCATGTGGTCGATGAACGAACCGGTACCGCCCGCACACACGCCGTTCATGCGCTGCTCGGGCGCATCGCCGAAATACGTGATCTTCGCATCCTCACCGCCGAGCTCGACGGCCGTCGTCGTTTCCGGGATAAGACGGCGCACCGCCGAGGCACAGGCGACGACCTCCTGTACGAACGGCAGTCCGATCCGCTGGGCGATGCCCATGCCCGCCGAGCCCGTGAGCGCGAACGAGAATTTAGCCTCTCCCACGACCGCTTTCAGCTGCTCCAGATTCTCTTGGAGTGCCTTGCCGATCTCGGAAAAATGACGCGCATAGTTCTTGTAGAGGATTTCATGCTCCTCGCCAAGAACAACCAGCTTGATCGTCGTCGAACCGACATCCACACCGACACGAAATGGGGATTCCAAAATAACACCACCTAACGAAACCATATAAGGTTTTCTTCAATTAACCCGTATTAAATAGGAAAGCCATTTTAGGCTTCCCTATTTTAACGTATTTCACAGTACTATGCAAGTGCAGCACGCACAGTTCCGTGGTATCCAATTTTGAACCAACGAACTTTATGTTCCTCAAATATTATATGGTGCGGCAAGTTTCTTGAAGTAATTGCGTGCCTTCTGCATCGTGCGAATGATCGGCTCCATGAGCTTCGGCTGGCGGACGACCGTGCGAATAACCGCCTTGCGCAGTTGGCGATACTCCGCATCAAAGTCGCGCATGACATCCTCCATCTCCGCCTCAACCGAAACGGATGGGATGTTCGAGTGGATGAGATTCGCGCTCCGTCCCTGAATGGTCACGGTATCGCCGAGGAACGGTGCGTACACTTCCAGACCAAGTTCCTCCTGTATCCGCTCCTTAAGCGCCTCCTGCGCCTGTCCCTCACCGTGGACAAGGAACACCTTCGCGGGGCGCGGCTCTTTGATCGAGCGCATCCAGTCCACGATCTGCTCCGCATCCGCATGAGCCGAAAACCCTTCGAGCACTTGAATCTGTGCCTTCACCGCGATTTCCTCGCCGAGTACGCGCACGCGTTTGATCCCGTCCACGAGCCGCCGCCCAAGGCTTCCCTCCGCCTGATAGCCGACAAAGAGAATCGTAGACTCGGGACGCCAGAGATTGTGCTTGAGGTGGTGAAGCACGCGCCCCGCATCCGCCATGCCCGAAGCAGAGAGGATGATCGCCGAGCCCTCGGCGGAGTTCAGTGCACGCGACTCCGCCGCCGTTTCGGCAATGCGTACCTGCGGAAATGCGGGGATCGACCCCTGCTCACCAAAGAACGCGATCGTCTCCTCGTCGAAGTCCTCATAGTTCTTGAGAAAGACACGCGTCGCTTGGATCGCAAGCGGACTGTCGATGATGATGGGAATATCCCCGTCGAGCCGTCCCTCCTTCCACAGATTGTAAAAATAGTAGAGGAGCGTCTGTGTCCGCCCGACGGCAAAGGATGGGATGATGACATTGCCGCCGCGATCCATCGTGTCGCGGATGACCTCAAGGAGCGCCGACTCCTTGTCATAGTCGCGGTGAATCCGGTCGCCGTAGGTGGACTCGACAAGCAGGAAGTCTGCGCCCGCAATCGCCTCGGGGTCACGCAGGATGGGTTGATTTGGCTGCCCAAGATCGCCCGAAAAGACGAGCTTTGTTTCCTGATCGTTCTCCACCACGACGATTTCGAGAATCGCCGACCCGAGGATATGTCCTGCGTCGCGAAAGGTGAGCTGCAGATCATCCACCGCGATGGTGGATTGATAGGCGACGGGTTCAAACAGCTCCAGTGCGGCAAAGGCATCCGCCTGTGTGTAAAGCGGCGTGATGGGAGCCTCGCTGCGGCGTGCATTCTTGCGGTTCATGATTTCCGCATCGCTCTCCTGGATGTGCGCCGAGTCCGGCAGCATGATGCGGACGAGATCGCAGGTGGAGCGTGTCGCATACACCTTGCCGCGAAACCCCTCGCGCACAAGACGCGGAATGCGCCCGCAGTGGTCGATGTGCGCGTGCGTCAGAAAGACTGCCTCGATCTCGGCGGGATTGAACGGAAAATCCTCATAGTTCATCTCACGCAGGCGGCGGGTCCCCTGATACATTCCGCAGTCCACGAGATACCTGTGGTCGCCCACATGAAGCAGATAGCACGAGCCGGTGACAACGTGCGCCGCACCCAAAAATTCGAGCCGCATAAAATATCCTCCCTTCGGATTTACAGAAACACGGATCATGTCTGCGCTTTCTCACGCATTCTCTCGTATCATGTTTATACTTATAAAATTCGGAATCCAGCAAAAAATTCCTGCATTTTCATTTACATTTTCCATGTTTTGATTTATCCTAAACATAATAAGCGCACACGCAGGAACAACGAACTTTCAGAGGAAGTGCTGTTATGCTGTCCATTCCAAGGATACGGGAGTGCATTGCTCCCATATGTAAAAAGTACCCCATACAAAAAGCCTATCTTTTCGGTTCTTATGCGCGTGGCAATGCCACAGAAAAAAGTGATGTCGACCTTCGCATTGAAGGGGATATTACAAGTTTCTTCATGCTTGGCGGCATCTATTCAGAGCTCTCCGATGCACTGGGAACAGAACTCGATTTGCTGAGCAGGCTCCCTGATTCGGAGGCGTTCAAGAAAAATCTAAGGAAAGACGAGGTTTTGCTCTATGAACGATAGAGATCGTCATATTCTTGAGCATATCCTGCGGCATTGTGAGGAAATCATCGAGACTGTAGATCGTTTTGATTTTTCGAAGGAGAACTTCAAACACGATCATGTTTTTTATAATGCCTGTTCTATGGCTCTCTTTCAGATTGGTGAGCTTTCCAAACGGATGTCCGAGGAGTTCAAAAGCAGTCATACAGAAGTTCCTTGGGCTGAAATGAGAGGCATGAGAAATCTCTTTGCCCACGAATATGAGTCGGCAGATAAGGAACTGCTGTGGAAAACGATCACAAACGATATTCCTAAACTGAACAAACAACTGCAAGAAATCTATTCATGCAATATGGAGGATTAGTCATGAAAAAAATTGGCTTTATCGGGCTTGGCATCATGGGCGCAGCGATGGCGGGACATCTCATGGATGCAGGCTACGAGCTCAGCGTCTACAACCGCACGAAATCCAAGGCGGACGCACTCGTCGCGCGCGGTGCAAAATACTGTGAAAGTCCCGGCGCATGTGCACATGGCCAGGATGCTGTCATCACCATCGTCGGCTATCCGAAGGATGTGGAGGAGATCTACCTCGGCGCAAACGGCATCCTCGCAAATCTGACGGAGGGCGCATACACCGCCGATATGACGACCTCCTCCCCCGCCCTTGCCGAGCGTATCTATGCGGAGGCAAAAAAACGCGACATCCATGCGCTCGACGCCCCCGTCACAGGCGGCGACATGGGGGCACGCAATGCCACGCTGAACATCCTCGTCGGCGGAGATGAAGAGGCATTCAAGGAAATGCTGCCTGTCTTTGCCGCAATGGGCAAAAACATTGTCTACGAGGGCGGCGCAGGTGCGGGACAAAAGACCAAGGCGGCGAATCAGATCGCCATCGCGGGTGCGCTTGCGGGTGCGTGCGAGGCATTTGCCTATGCACGCGCAGCAGGACTTGACCTTGAGAAGGTCTACGCCTCCATCTCGGGCGGCGCGGCGGCGAGCTTCCAGATGAGCAACATGGTACGCATGGCGCTCGACGGCAACTTTGCCCCCGGCTTTATGATCAAGCACTTCGTCAAAGATATGGCAATCGGCGCAGAGACGGGAAAGGCTTACGGCGCGACGCTCCCCGTCCTTGAGCAGGTGCTCCGCGAGGCACGTGCCATCGAGGAGCGCGGCGGCGGAGCGGACGGCACGCAGAGCTTGCTGAAGTATTACGAGTAAAACGAATTCAAACCTTGGTGATACTGTATATTTTCTACATTGACGTGGTATAATGCCCCGAAGCGAACCTTAGTGAAGCAAGCGCACGACCGCTTGCGTAACTCCGTGTTCGCGAGGGGCATTACACCACAAAGTACAAAACACTGTTCCCCTAAGCACGCCACAACTCCACCAACTCCTCTGCGGCACTGTACGGATGCTCCGCCCCCGCAACGGCACTGACGACAAAGAAGCCCTCCACGCCCGTCGCTTTGAGGGCAGGTAAATCCGCCGCCTTGACCCCGCCGCCTACAACTACGGGTACGGGGCTGACGCGGTGCAGCTCCGCAAGCTCATCGAAACTGCGCGTCACAATTGCGCCCGAGGCGGTACGCCCCGCCTCGGGCTTTGTCGGCGTCGCGTGCAGCGGGCCCGCACCGAAGTAGTCGATGCACGCAGTATCGCAGTGCGACACGTAGTCGAGCAGCTCCGTTGTACGTGCGGAGAGACCGACAACCGCATCCGCACCGAGATATTTGCGGCAAACATCGGGCGGGATGTCCGTCTGTCCGACGTGCACGCCATCCACCTTGATCCCCTGCTCCCGCGCCGCGAGTACAACATCCAGACGATCATTGACAACGAGTGTCACAGCATCCGACTTCTCCTGCGCAGCGATCACATCCGCCGCCGCACGCGTGAGCTCGATCACCTCGCGGGCATCCGCGCCCTTTTCCCGAATCTGAACAAAGGTGAAGCCCGCGCAAACAGCCTCTGCGACAACACGCGCCACGGAGCGTCCGTGCGTGTTCTCAGAGCCAATCACAAGATAGGCGGACAGATCAAATTTACTACACATGGGTATAACCTCCTAATAAAAATCCCCGCCAACCGGCGGGGATTTTTTCTGTTAAGGAAGCACTGATAAATTCAGCACCAACTCGGCGGACTTCATTTTATCAGCGATTCCTTAAAGCCGTATGGCTCAGTAGTTCTGCACAACCTGCTGGAAGAAGGACTGCGGGTGGTCACAGACCGGGCACTTCATCGGTGCCTTCGGGCTCTCGCAGACATAGCCGCAGTTGAGGCACTGCCAAATGATCTTCTCATCACGTGCGAAGACCGTGCCCTCATCCACCTTCTGCAGGAGGAGTTTGTAGCGGGCATCGTGCTCCTTCTCAATCTTGCCGACAGCATCAAAGAGACGCGCAATCTTGTCGAACCCTTCCTCACGTGCCACGCGCGCGAACTCGGGGTACATGCTCGTCCACTCCTCATTCTCTCCGGAGGCGGCGTCCGCGAGGTTCGCCTTTGTGTCACCGACACCATGCACGAGCTTGAACCAGATCTTTGCGTGCGCCTTCTCGTTGACTGCCGTCTCCGTGAAGATGTTCGAGATCTGAACATAGCCGTCCTTCTTCGCCTGCGACGCGTAGTAGAGATACTTCGTGTGCGCCTGCGATTCGCCGGCAAATGCCGCCCAGAGGTTCTTTTCGGTCTGTGATCCCTTGAGTTCCATAATGCTCTCCTTTTTCCAAAACAAATACACAACAATATATCAACAGGCGAAAAAGCCGCCGTTCCATGCCTTGCTCAGGGGCATGAGCGGTATTCATACGCCTTGATTGATCGAGAAAACTGATCCATGCCGTACGACGGCGATCCCTTTTATCGGATCAGCGATTCCCCAGAATATCCGCAATCTCGTCGATATTCTTCTTGCCGAAGTAAAGCTCCTCTCCCACGATCATGCAGGGAACACTCATGATGCTGTACTTCTCCTTCAGTGCAGGGAAGTAGCGGATGTCATAGATTTCCGCGCGCACATCCGAACGCTCTGCGGCAATGCGCTGCACAGCCGCGACCACGTCGGGACACATCGTACAGGACAGCGACATGAGAACCTTTACGTCGGCGGGCGCAGAGATCCGCTCTATTTTCTCACGCGTCTCCTCACGCAGTTCCTGCCCGGGACCTGCCACATTGTAGAGCGCGAGAATGAACGAGTTGAACTCATGTCCGCCGGGAACAGCGTGGAAGGTAATGCCGCTCGACACGTCGTCACTTCGCAAAATCTCAAGCCCCGGCGCACCGTCCGCATCCGCGCGCACATCATAGCCAACCTTGTCGGTGAGATCCGCGAACTCGTCCATAAAGCCGCGCAGCTCACGCGAGAGGTCGCTGTCGTCATAATGCCCGACAATCTTGATCGGC of the Selenomonas dianae genome contains:
- the rplT gene encoding 50S ribosomal protein L20 encodes the protein MPRVKSGVTAHRRHKKILKLAKGYRGSRSKQFKKANETVMKALYYARRDRRAKKGTFRRLWIARINAAARANGISYSRFIAGLTNAGVEVNRKMLADLAVADAAAFTQIVNVAKENQ
- the rpmI gene encoding 50S ribosomal protein L35, coding for MPKIKTRRAAAKRFSVTGSGEFRRNKAYKRHILEKKTPKRKRNLRKAALADTSDYKRIRKMLPYA
- the infC gene encoding translation initiation factor IF-3, whose product is MRINEEIHIREVRVTSAEGEQLGIMLTRDALRMAEEQHLDLVEVAPKAKPPVCRIMDFGKFRYEQQKREKEAKKKQKTINIKEVKLRPNIDEHDFNVKLKNALRFVEEGNKVKVTIMFRGRELSHPELGRAVLDRVAERMSALVTIERGAKLEGKNMTMILSPKVQKPAKTVKPVKEDKGGNGDAED
- the thrS gene encoding threonine--tRNA ligase; its protein translation is MIKLTLPDGSIREAEAGTMLLDVVKGMSNSLAKKALAADLDGAVVDLTTPVTQDAAFRVLTFADEGGRHALRHTASHIMAQAVKRLYPESNVQLAIGPAIENGFYYDFDMERQLTDADLRDIEKEMKKIVKENLKLERREIPRNEAIEFFRAKGENYKVELIEDLPEDEIISTYTQGEFTDLCAGPHVMSTGKVKAFKLQSVAGAYWRGSEKNKMLQRIYGTAFEKQEDLDAYLHMLEEAAKRDHRKLGRELDLFSIHEEGPGFPFFHPNGMLLRNALLDYWREVHRRYGYQEISTPVILSRKLWETSGHWFHYRENMYTTEIDEEDYAIKPMNCPGCMLVYRSHLHSYRDLPLRLAELGLVHRHELSGALHGLFRVRNFTQDDAHLFVTPDQIEGEIQHTIDLFDEVYRTFGLSYKAELSTRPENSMGSDEMWELATEGLRKALENRGLDFVVNEGDGAFYGPKIDFHLRDSIGRTWQCGTIQLDMSLPEKFDLTYVGEDGEKHRPVMLHRVVYGSIERFIGILIENYAGAFPVWMAPVQVRILPITERHAAYAEELRKRMFDLGIRALVDDRNEKTGYKIRESQVKKTPYTLVVGDQEQENHTVALRKYGEKDSTVMSVDDFIALVQEKITSRAQEY
- a CDS encoding LysM peptidoglycan-binding domain-containing protein encodes the protein MKKIGLALSVFALIWMGVSALHLTNPYLRSSEFVEVSVMRGENVWTIARRFATKETMAEELEEAIIEVNGLSPDGSVAAGRRLRIPVLDPTEQLQAMAEHKALDTAARAPYNDVTD